The following coding sequences lie in one Niabella agricola genomic window:
- a CDS encoding bifunctional UDP-N-acetylmuramoyl-tripeptide:D-alanyl-D-alanine ligase/alanine racemase, whose translation MADQFYTIEVIARLLGLQPHASLVAGIIDTLLTDSRKLVSPATSLFFALEGPQRNGHLFIPELYKKGVRNFVVSQPVDEAVYPGAVFLHVSDTLQALQQVAAAHRSRYSIDVIGITGSNGKTVVKEWLYQLLQPYKNIVRSPKSFNSQLGVPLSVWQISSENNLAIFEAGISRPGEMKKLEPIIKPTIGVLTNIGPAHAEGFKDDAEKLSEKLKLFKHARVIIANGDHSLIRESIKTYPAVFFSWGKQAHNAVQVLDTLVKEEETVIRVKPKAGDLIELTLPFTDQASVENALTCIAVLLWLGIAPASVISGMKGLQRVNMRMEFKQGINNCIVINDSYSADLNSLTVALQFLQQQAGGKRKTVILSDIPESKGEAQPLYHTIRELLQRYGVNRLIGIGEKMQAQAGLFTAGTAIPEYAFYLTTNAFLEQFHSTQYQDEYILVKGARKFGFERIVNQLEQKVHETVLEINLDAVAQNLKTIQQQLKPGVKVMAMVKAFGYGSGAAEIANVVQFHKADYLGVAYADEGVELRKAGISIPVMVLNTEANAFDALTDYNLEPDLFSFELLLAFERHVKNSGLKHYPVHIEVETGMNRTGFAVSDMAALAAHLKDNEWIRVQSVFSHLAASEDQVEDSFTLHQYELLMEAAGVLENTIGYPFLKHIANTSAILRFPQLQLNMVRLGIGLYGISGNARVQLQTVATLKTTISQIKKIQKGETVSYNRRGIAKEDSVIATLRIGYADGYSRRLGNGVGKVWVNGQLAPVIGTVCMDMTMIDITHIPGVKEGDDVIIFGAPVPVQQLAEWIGTIPYEIMTSISQRVKRVYYGEG comes from the coding sequence GTGGCCGACCAATTCTACACTATTGAAGTTATTGCCCGGCTGCTGGGACTGCAACCACACGCTTCGCTTGTTGCAGGCATTATCGACACCCTGCTTACAGACAGCCGTAAACTGGTGTCCCCCGCCACCTCCCTTTTTTTCGCGCTGGAGGGTCCGCAACGCAACGGGCATCTTTTTATTCCGGAGTTGTATAAAAAGGGCGTCCGCAATTTTGTGGTATCGCAACCGGTGGATGAAGCGGTTTATCCCGGCGCGGTATTTCTGCATGTAAGCGATACGTTGCAGGCGCTGCAGCAGGTCGCCGCGGCCCATCGCAGCCGTTATTCCATCGATGTGATCGGCATTACCGGCAGTAACGGAAAGACTGTAGTAAAGGAATGGCTGTACCAACTCCTGCAACCGTATAAGAATATTGTTAGAAGTCCCAAAAGCTTTAACTCCCAGCTGGGCGTGCCGTTGAGCGTGTGGCAGATCAGCAGTGAAAACAACCTGGCCATTTTTGAGGCGGGCATCAGCCGGCCCGGGGAAATGAAAAAGCTGGAACCGATTATTAAGCCTACCATCGGGGTGCTCACCAATATTGGCCCGGCGCATGCAGAGGGCTTTAAAGACGATGCCGAAAAGCTTTCCGAAAAATTAAAATTATTCAAACATGCCAGGGTCATCATTGCCAATGGCGATCATTCGCTGATCCGCGAAAGCATCAAAACCTATCCGGCCGTTTTTTTCTCCTGGGGTAAGCAAGCGCACAACGCGGTACAGGTACTGGATACCCTGGTGAAAGAAGAGGAAACGGTGATACGGGTAAAACCGAAGGCCGGTGATCTTATCGAGCTGACCCTGCCATTCACCGATCAGGCCTCTGTCGAAAATGCGCTGACCTGTATTGCCGTGTTGCTATGGCTGGGCATTGCCCCGGCGTCCGTCATCAGCGGCATGAAAGGATTGCAGCGTGTGAATATGCGCATGGAATTTAAGCAGGGGATCAATAATTGTATTGTGATCAATGATAGTTATAGTGCCGATCTCAACTCGCTGACCGTAGCATTGCAATTCCTGCAGCAACAGGCGGGTGGAAAACGGAAAACGGTGATCCTCTCCGATATTCCCGAAAGCAAGGGTGAAGCACAGCCGTTATACCATACCATCCGGGAGCTGTTGCAACGCTATGGAGTGAACCGACTGATTGGCATTGGTGAAAAAATGCAGGCACAGGCCGGTTTGTTTACTGCCGGTACCGCTATTCCTGAATATGCCTTTTATTTAACCACCAATGCATTTTTAGAACAGTTTCACAGTACGCAGTACCAGGATGAATACATCCTGGTAAAGGGCGCGCGCAAATTTGGCTTTGAGCGTATTGTGAACCAACTGGAACAAAAAGTGCATGAAACAGTATTGGAGATCAACCTGGATGCAGTGGCGCAGAACCTGAAAACCATTCAGCAGCAACTGAAACCGGGGGTTAAGGTAATGGCCATGGTAAAAGCTTTTGGCTATGGGAGCGGCGCTGCGGAGATCGCCAATGTGGTACAGTTTCACAAGGCCGATTACCTGGGTGTGGCCTATGCCGATGAAGGAGTGGAACTCCGGAAGGCGGGGATTTCCATTCCGGTGATGGTGCTCAATACAGAGGCCAATGCCTTTGATGCACTTACCGATTATAACCTGGAACCGGATCTTTTTAGCTTTGAATTGCTGCTTGCCTTTGAACGGCATGTGAAAAATTCTGGACTGAAACATTATCCCGTGCATATTGAGGTAGAAACCGGTATGAATCGCACCGGATTTGCCGTAAGCGATATGGCTGCCCTGGCTGCTCATTTAAAAGACAATGAATGGATACGGGTGCAATCCGTTTTTTCGCACCTGGCAGCCAGTGAAGACCAGGTAGAGGATTCGTTTACCTTGCATCAATACGAACTTTTGATGGAAGCCGCAGGCGTGCTGGAAAACACGATCGGCTATCCGTTTCTGAAACATATTGCCAACACCTCTGCTATTTTGCGCTTTCCTCAATTGCAGCTGAACATGGTGCGGTTGGGCATTGGCCTCTATGGCATCTCCGGTAATGCGCGGGTGCAGCTGCAAACCGTGGCAACCCTAAAAACCACCATATCTCAAATCAAGAAGATTCAAAAAGGCGAAACCGTCAGCTATAACCGCAGGGGTATTGCCAAAGAAGATTCGGTAATTGCTACCCTGCGTATCGGTTATGCCGATGGTTATTCGCGCCGGCTGGGCAACGGCGTGGGCAAGGTTTGGGTAAACGGGCAACTGGCCCCGGTGATCGGAACGGTTTGTATGGATATGACGATGATCGATATTACGCATATTCCGGGTGTAAAGGAGGGCGACGATGTAATCATTTTTGGGGCGCCTGTTCCGGTGCAGCAGCTGGCTGAATGGATCGGTACGATTCCCTATGAGATTATGACCAGTATATCGCAACGCGTAAAGCGGGTATATTATGGAGAGGGGTAG
- a CDS encoding phosphatase PAP2 family protein has protein sequence MNLFGKRIVFIYCFFCAIAARAQRETLLPDQPATTGTLFRADSAFRIREHKPFFEKQAVEIGFAPALFLAASAVTWGEKKSIREVRNRYLPGFKHTFDNYAQYLPAATTFGLKFAGVKGRNKLLRSVFSYGASIAIMGVLVNSIKYTAKVERPDGTSRNSFPSGHTAMAFTNATFMHKEYGLVNPSYSIAGYGTATFTGIARGLNNRHWFPDILAGAGIGILSTQLGYFFIDRIYKNKGDNLNRLKYKPISQNPSFLAIKWGYANAMHNLAKNLEINASSKLGFEAGLEGAYFFNRNWGIGSDLSFTSFPITASEIYTPNAEDPSYRNMKFETQSIGAANIAVGPYYALHLADRWQLMLKAHCGYSIGSRGTISVKTTASSNGDEIAAYKPANTFRVGAGGSLTYKLNSRLGVTGYADYHYSNPVFKYAFNEKIVEIEPGFSSRMRMRNHMDYVVLGLRLTAYF, from the coding sequence ATGAACTTGTTTGGAAAACGTATTGTTTTCATATACTGCTTTTTCTGTGCGATTGCTGCCAGGGCGCAGCGGGAAACGCTGTTGCCGGATCAGCCAGCAACTACCGGAACTCTGTTCCGGGCCGACAGCGCTTTCCGGATCCGGGAGCATAAGCCTTTTTTTGAAAAACAGGCCGTGGAGATCGGGTTTGCACCAGCATTATTTTTAGCGGCATCCGCCGTTACCTGGGGCGAAAAGAAAAGCATCCGTGAAGTACGCAACCGCTACCTGCCGGGGTTTAAACATACCTTCGATAACTATGCCCAGTACCTGCCCGCAGCTACTACTTTTGGTTTAAAGTTCGCCGGGGTAAAGGGGCGGAACAAGCTGTTGCGCAGTGTTTTTTCTTACGGAGCCAGTATTGCCATTATGGGGGTGCTGGTAAATAGTATAAAATACACGGCTAAAGTGGAGCGCCCGGATGGCACATCCAGGAATTCGTTTCCTTCTGGTCATACAGCTATGGCCTTTACCAATGCCACCTTTATGCATAAAGAATACGGGCTGGTAAACCCTTCGTACAGCATAGCGGGTTACGGCACGGCCACATTTACGGGTATTGCCCGTGGGTTGAACAACCGCCATTGGTTCCCGGATATTCTTGCGGGGGCAGGCATCGGTATCTTATCTACCCAGCTGGGGTATTTTTTTATCGACCGGATTTATAAAAACAAGGGAGATAATTTAAACCGCCTGAAATATAAACCTATCAGTCAGAACCCCTCATTCCTGGCCATCAAATGGGGCTATGCCAATGCCATGCACAACCTGGCCAAGAACCTGGAAATCAACGCCTCCTCTAAATTGGGTTTTGAAGCCGGGCTGGAAGGCGCTTATTTTTTTAACCGGAACTGGGGCATTGGCAGCGATCTTTCATTTACCAGTTTCCCCATTACGGCTTCGGAGATCTATACACCCAATGCGGAAGACCCCTCCTACCGGAATATGAAGTTTGAAACACAATCGATCGGTGCGGCCAACATCGCTGTAGGTCCTTATTACGCCCTCCACCTTGCCGACCGCTGGCAGCTGATGCTGAAGGCTCATTGCGGGTATTCTATTGGTTCCAGGGGAACGATATCGGTAAAAACAACCGCCTCCAGCAACGGGGATGAAATTGCGGCTTACAAACCAGCCAACACCTTCCGTGTGGGCGCCGGAGGATCGCTTACCTATAAGCTCAACAGTCGCCTGGGGGTTACAGGCTATGCAGATTATCACTATTCCAATCCGGTTTTTAAATATGCATTTAATGAAAAGATCGTTGAAATTGAACCAGGTTTCAGCAGCCGCATGCGCATGCGCAACCATATGGATTATGTGGTGCTGGGGCTGAGACTAACGGCCTATTTTTAA
- a CDS encoding lipoprotein signal peptidase — translation MKAGKLSTAIGIILLVLLVDQVVKIYIKTHYPIGEVTRIFGMNWARLHFIENSGMAWGWKFGNEAGKVTLTLFRLAAVVFGSFLLVRFAREKYTRGFMVCVALIYAGALGNLIDSMFYGMLFDKGLHFDPAFGDYVGYDGIAKMGGKGYASFLHGSVVDMLYFPMVKTHYPSWFPWVGGQPFEFFAPIFNIADMAISTGVIALLVFQKKFYRKVTGAADQLDSSGDAVAGSETSSAE, via the coding sequence ATGAAAGCAGGAAAATTAAGCACAGCAATAGGGATCATTCTGCTGGTTTTATTGGTAGACCAGGTGGTAAAGATCTATATAAAAACGCACTATCCCATTGGAGAAGTAACCCGCATTTTCGGAATGAACTGGGCGCGGCTGCACTTTATCGAAAACTCGGGCATGGCCTGGGGCTGGAAATTCGGAAATGAAGCCGGAAAGGTAACCCTCACCCTTTTCAGGCTGGCTGCCGTGGTCTTCGGATCCTTCCTGCTGGTACGATTTGCGCGTGAAAAGTATACCCGCGGCTTTATGGTTTGCGTAGCGCTGATCTATGCCGGCGCGCTGGGTAACCTGATCGACAGTATGTTCTACGGAATGCTTTTCGACAAAGGACTGCATTTTGACCCGGCATTTGGCGATTACGTAGGCTATGATGGTATTGCCAAAATGGGCGGAAAGGGGTATGCCTCCTTTTTGCATGGAAGCGTGGTAGACATGTTGTATTTCCCGATGGTGAAAACGCATTATCCCTCCTGGTTCCCCTGGGTAGGCGGACAGCCATTCGAGTTTTTTGCTCCCATTTTCAACATTGCTGATATGGCCATTTCTACGGGTGTGATTGCGCTGCTGGTTTTTCAAAAGAAATTTTACAGGAAAGTAACGGGCGCCGCTGATCAGCTCGACTCCTCTGGCGACGCTGTTGCCGGTAGCGAAACCTCTTCTGCAGAGTAA
- a CDS encoding DUF6370 family protein yields the protein MKTVLFAFVLEMASFAAQGQQTSKPTVPDPAKKIQVVDAACGECQFGMEGKSCDLAIMINGKSYFVDGTSIDEHGDAHAKDGFCNRIRKAEVQGEVVNGRFKASYFRLLGDKKKKISKK from the coding sequence ATGAAAACCGTTCTTTTTGCCTTTGTCCTTGAGATGGCGTCTTTTGCGGCACAGGGGCAGCAAACATCAAAACCAACCGTGCCCGATCCAGCTAAAAAGATACAGGTTGTTGATGCTGCCTGCGGCGAATGCCAGTTTGGAATGGAGGGGAAAAGTTGTGACCTGGCGATAATGATCAACGGCAAATCCTATTTTGTAGACGGAACTTCTATCGATGAGCACGGCGATGCGCATGCAAAGGACGGGTTCTGCAATCGCATCCGGAAGGCAGAGGTACAGGGTGAGGTAGTAAACGGCCGGTTTAAGGCCAGCTATTTCCGGCTTTTGGGTGATAAAAAGAAGAAAATATCAAAAAAGTAG
- the fumC gene encoding class II fumarate hydratase, with protein sequence MEYRIEKDTMGEVKVPAEALYGAQTQRSIDNFKIAADINRMPKEIIKAFAYLKKAAAITNAKAKVLPKKKSDLIGKVCNEILEGKLDNSFPLVVWQTGSGTQSNMNVNEVIAYRGHVLNGGRLTDKEKVLHPNDDVNKSQSSNDTFPTAMHIAAYKILVEVTIPGIEKLRDTLQKKSKQFMKVVKIGRTHFMDATPLTLGQELSGYVSQLNHGLKAIKNTLPHLSELALGGTAVGTGINTPPDYAKNVAEEIAKLTKLPFKTAENKFEALAAHDAIVEAHGALKTVAVSLMKIANDIRMLSSGPRSGIGELFIPDNEPGSSIMPGKVNPTQCEALTMIAAQVLGNDVAINIGGATGHFELNVFKPVMIYNFLHSARLIGDGCVSFNDKCAVGLMPIEENIKKHLDNSLMLVTALNPKIGYYKAAEIAQKAHKENTTLKAMAVKLGYLTEKEFDEWVVPAKMVGKI encoded by the coding sequence ATGGAGTACAGAATTGAAAAGGACACGATGGGCGAGGTAAAAGTGCCTGCAGAAGCGCTCTACGGTGCACAAACACAACGCTCGATTGACAATTTTAAGATTGCCGCCGACATTAACCGGATGCCCAAAGAAATCATTAAGGCCTTTGCATACCTGAAAAAAGCAGCGGCCATTACCAATGCAAAAGCAAAGGTACTGCCGAAGAAAAAATCGGACCTGATCGGAAAGGTTTGCAATGAAATACTGGAGGGGAAACTGGACAACAGCTTTCCATTAGTCGTTTGGCAAACCGGAAGTGGTACCCAAAGCAATATGAATGTAAACGAAGTGATCGCCTACCGGGGCCATGTGCTCAACGGCGGTCGGCTTACCGACAAAGAAAAGGTATTGCATCCCAATGATGATGTCAATAAATCACAGAGCAGTAATGATACCTTCCCTACTGCCATGCATATTGCCGCCTACAAAATCCTGGTTGAGGTAACCATCCCCGGTATCGAAAAACTAAGAGATACGCTGCAAAAGAAAAGCAAGCAATTTATGAAAGTGGTAAAGATCGGCCGTACCCACTTTATGGATGCCACACCTTTAACACTGGGACAGGAACTAAGCGGCTATGTATCCCAACTGAACCACGGCTTGAAAGCCATCAAAAATACGCTTCCCCATTTATCGGAGCTGGCATTGGGCGGCACCGCGGTGGGAACCGGTATCAATACCCCTCCTGATTACGCAAAAAATGTAGCCGAAGAAATTGCCAAACTGACCAAACTGCCGTTTAAAACTGCAGAGAATAAATTTGAAGCATTGGCCGCGCATGACGCCATTGTGGAAGCACACGGCGCCTTAAAAACAGTCGCTGTAAGCCTGATGAAGATCGCCAATGATATCCGAATGCTGTCTTCCGGTCCGCGCAGCGGCATCGGCGAACTGTTCATCCCCGATAATGAGCCCGGCTCCTCCATTATGCCCGGCAAGGTAAACCCCACCCAGTGCGAGGCGCTCACCATGATTGCCGCACAGGTACTTGGAAACGATGTAGCCATCAATATCGGCGGTGCCACCGGTCATTTTGAGCTGAATGTGTTCAAGCCGGTAATGATCTATAATTTCCTGCATAGTGCGCGCCTGATCGGGGACGGATGTGTATCCTTTAATGATAAATGCGCGGTAGGGCTGATGCCGATTGAAGAAAACATTAAAAAGCACCTGGATAATTCCCTGATGCTGGTAACGGCCCTGAATCCGAAGATCGGGTATTACAAGGCCGCAGAAATCGCCCAGAAAGCACATAAGGAAAATACCACGCTGAAGGCTATGGCCGTGAAGCTGGGCTATCTTACCGAAAAAGAATTTGATGAGTGGGTAGTACCGGCTAAAATGGTGGGAAAAATATAA
- a CDS encoding WG repeat-containing protein: protein MKNILFGSCILAMISILPARLAAQGKLYFFMDPRDSLIGVKDDKGKIVIPPKGAPIMYFEPDVPITDSLINLFDFDTADTGTAISFGSIYNRKGQFLYRPLAYDNGPDYFEEGLARCVQNGKVGFVNEQGKIAIRPQWDWVSPFNYGYAFACNGCYWDRGKDAEHPPLAYKENARTFYVNREGKSVRLMKQRKTEKDLPVDGGYLPYPFKYTAGERKILGEIEAMEVLSKIRNANHVSKQEGKEALLQFEIVGRPSTLSPYYKIQGYQYGSFDKEDPFLFYRTLNGDYFQVGWDGKDKTPFTQWLKEQLESCAKYFREHPDAPNKFDVGKYLEKL from the coding sequence ATGAAGAACATCCTGTTTGGCTCCTGTATACTTGCAATGATTTCCATACTTCCGGCTCGGCTGGCAGCACAGGGAAAACTGTATTTTTTTATGGACCCCAGAGATTCGCTGATCGGGGTGAAGGATGATAAAGGAAAGATCGTGATCCCTCCGAAAGGAGCGCCCATCATGTATTTTGAGCCGGATGTGCCAATCACGGATTCGCTGATCAATCTTTTTGATTTCGATACGGCCGATACCGGTACCGCCATTTCTTTTGGCAGTATATACAACCGGAAGGGCCAGTTTTTGTACCGGCCGCTGGCCTATGATAATGGTCCGGATTATTTTGAAGAGGGGTTGGCACGCTGTGTGCAGAATGGAAAAGTGGGGTTTGTAAACGAACAGGGAAAGATCGCCATCCGGCCGCAATGGGATTGGGTTTCGCCGTTCAATTATGGATATGCCTTTGCCTGTAATGGTTGTTACTGGGACCGGGGCAAGGATGCAGAGCATCCGCCCCTGGCGTATAAGGAAAATGCAAGAACCTTTTATGTCAACCGGGAGGGCAAAAGCGTTCGGCTCATGAAGCAGCGAAAAACAGAGAAGGACCTGCCGGTGGATGGGGGGTATCTGCCCTATCCCTTTAAATATACTGCCGGAGAGCGGAAGATACTGGGTGAGATCGAAGCGATGGAAGTGTTGTCGAAGATCCGGAATGCCAATCATGTTTCAAAACAGGAGGGCAAGGAAGCCTTGCTGCAGTTTGAGATCGTAGGCCGCCCTTCCACGCTGTCGCCGTATTATAAAATCCAGGGTTACCAGTATGGAAGTTTTGATAAAGAAGATCCGTTCCTGTTCTACCGGACATTAAACGGCGATTATTTTCAGGTGGGATGGGATGGTAAGGATAAAACGCCCTTCACGCAATGGCTGAAGGAGCAGCTGGAATCCTGTGCGAAGTACTTCAGGGAGCACCCGGATGCACCGAATAAGTTTGACGTGGGGAAATACCTTGAGAAGTTGTAG
- a CDS encoding enoyl-CoA hydratase/isomerase family protein: MNYQTILTSVEDAVLTITINRPDKLNALNQMVLTELALVIDDFIAHPVLRSAIITGSGEKAFIAGADISEFSGLDAATGTGLAQKGQQLFARIENAPKPVIAAVNGFALGGGCELAMACHFRIASENAKFGQPEVNLGLLPGYGGTQRLTRLIGKGRALELLLAGTMIDAVTAFNYGLVNRVVPQAGLLAEARSVLTVINTKAPLAVAACIEAANLTDAPGKTGYEKEAESFGQLIATDDAREGIAAFMEKRKAEFRGS; encoded by the coding sequence ATGAACTATCAGACGATTTTAACATCTGTTGAAGACGCGGTCTTAACCATTACCATTAACCGGCCGGATAAGCTGAATGCGCTGAACCAAATGGTGTTAACGGAGCTGGCACTGGTTATTGATGATTTTATTGCCCACCCGGTATTAAGATCAGCCATCATTACTGGAAGCGGTGAGAAAGCTTTTATTGCCGGAGCCGATATTTCTGAATTCTCCGGGCTGGATGCTGCAACAGGTACGGGGCTCGCGCAAAAGGGACAACAGCTTTTTGCACGGATTGAGAACGCTCCCAAACCCGTTATTGCTGCCGTGAATGGTTTTGCGCTGGGTGGCGGATGCGAGCTGGCCATGGCCTGCCATTTCCGGATCGCCAGCGAAAATGCAAAATTCGGGCAACCGGAGGTGAATCTAGGCTTACTGCCGGGTTATGGCGGCACACAACGGCTGACCCGTTTGATTGGTAAAGGAAGAGCGCTTGAATTGTTGCTTGCGGGAACCATGATTGATGCGGTTACAGCTTTCAATTACGGACTTGTAAACCGGGTGGTGCCCCAGGCCGGCTTGCTGGCCGAAGCAAGGTCTGTTCTTACAGTTATTAATACAAAAGCACCGCTGGCCGTTGCCGCCTGTATCGAAGCTGCAAACCTGACGGATGCGCCAGGGAAAACAGGTTATGAAAAAGAGGCCGAAAGTTTTGGCCAACTGATCGCCACCGATGATGCCCGGGAAGGCATTGCGGCCTTTATGGAAAAGCGGAAGGCGGAGTTTAGAGGTAGTTGA
- a CDS encoding DUF1800 domain-containing protein — MMTSNQKKNQHLLWRAGFGPAVEQLQELDRYTPRDYYTALVKASSKAPQYINIASDDLLQLYESYLSPGKRGTLTADDRRILNRKQQAAVKDLNLYWLKEMIASSAQLREKMAYFWHGHFACRNGNLFYNQLFLHTLRTHALGNFRTLLKEVSQSAAMLYFLNNQQNKKGHPNENFAREVMELFTLGRGNYTENDIKEGARAFTGWSANPRGEFVFNKKQHDDGPKNFLGKKGNFDGNDVLDIILEERQTATFITEKIYRFFVNDTINKDRVRALSDAFYKDYDIGKLMERIFTADWFYDDQNIGTRIKSPIELLAGIQRMIPMRLDNDNALMNLQRILGQQLLYPPNVAGWPGGKSWIDSSTLMMRLRIPQLFNDKDLLNVKPKQDDDVMMGRKADGMANIPVKQAVKPVAGAGLINAKIDWPQYIAQFEKVKREAIFPAISNYLFQVNAAGVDQVAAKFVDSTARDAYIRSVTIQLMSTPEYQMC, encoded by the coding sequence ATGATGACTTCTAATCAGAAAAAAAATCAGCATCTTTTATGGCGCGCCGGTTTTGGACCGGCAGTGGAGCAATTACAGGAACTGGACCGGTATACACCGCGGGACTATTATACTGCCCTGGTAAAGGCTTCATCCAAAGCGCCGCAATACATCAATATTGCCAGCGATGATCTGTTACAGCTATATGAATCCTACCTGTCGCCCGGGAAACGGGGTACGCTAACGGCAGACGACCGCAGGATATTAAACCGGAAACAGCAGGCCGCAGTAAAGGACCTGAACCTGTACTGGCTAAAGGAAATGATCGCCAGTTCGGCACAACTGCGGGAGAAGATGGCTTATTTCTGGCATGGACATTTTGCCTGCCGCAACGGCAATCTGTTTTACAACCAGCTTTTTCTGCACACGCTTCGAACGCATGCGCTAGGTAATTTCAGAACCCTGCTGAAAGAAGTATCACAGTCGGCCGCCATGCTCTATTTCCTCAATAACCAGCAGAATAAAAAAGGGCATCCCAATGAAAATTTTGCGCGCGAAGTGATGGAACTGTTTACATTGGGCCGCGGCAATTATACGGAAAATGATATTAAAGAAGGAGCCCGGGCCTTCACAGGATGGTCGGCCAATCCCCGGGGTGAATTCGTGTTCAATAAAAAGCAGCACGACGACGGGCCTAAAAATTTTCTTGGAAAGAAAGGGAATTTTGACGGGAACGATGTGCTGGACATTATCCTGGAGGAACGGCAAACAGCTACTTTTATTACCGAAAAGATTTATCGCTTTTTTGTGAATGATACCATCAACAAAGACCGGGTGCGGGCGCTTTCCGATGCGTTCTATAAGGATTATGATATCGGCAAACTGATGGAACGGATTTTTACCGCAGACTGGTTTTATGATGATCAAAATATTGGTACGCGTATTAAATCGCCTATTGAATTGCTGGCCGGCATTCAGCGGATGATACCCATGCGGCTCGACAATGATAACGCGCTGATGAACCTGCAGCGGATCCTGGGGCAGCAATTACTGTATCCACCCAATGTAGCTGGCTGGCCGGGCGGAAAGTCCTGGATCGACAGTAGTACCCTCATGATGCGCTTGCGGATCCCGCAGCTGTTCAATGATAAAGACCTGCTGAATGTAAAACCCAAACAGGATGATGATGTGATGATGGGCCGCAAGGCCGACGGGATGGCCAATATTCCGGTAAAACAAGCAGTGAAACCGGTGGCTGGTGCGGGTTTGATCAATGCAAAGATTGACTGGCCGCAGTATATAGCCCAATTTGAAAAAGTAAAACGGGAGGCGATTTTTCCCGCTATCTCCAACTACCTGTTCCAGGTAAATGCCGCGGGTGTGGACCAGGTAGCTGCGAAATTTGTAGACAGTACCGCCCGCGATGCCTACATCCGGTCGGTAACCATTCAGTTAATGAGCACTCCAGAATATCAAATGTGTTAA